The Lactobacillus sp. CBA3605 genome contains a region encoding:
- the noc gene encoding nucleoid occlusion protein: MAFSLFGGNRDKNKDAEAAKPQQQIVQIPVTAIVPNRFQPRQVFDAAGIDELAATIAAHGLLQPIVLREYEPKKYEIIAGERRFRAICSLHWAQAPAIIQKMDDGETASMALIENLQRQDLTVIEEATAYQELMKLNTLTQAALAKELGKSQSFVANKLRLLKLAPAVQQALLKRQLSERHGRALLNLPVDQQVTVLAQVLDQQLTVKETEQLVQKIQLPPKPKQKRPRGLTGDTRIAVNTIKKSIKMVTAAGLSVQSHEEDTGDSYRITIEIPKNQARGGQ; this comes from the coding sequence ATGGCATTTTCCTTATTCGGTGGTAATCGTGATAAAAATAAGGATGCTGAAGCAGCTAAGCCCCAGCAACAAATCGTGCAGATTCCGGTGACGGCAATTGTTCCAAATCGGTTTCAACCACGGCAAGTTTTTGATGCGGCTGGGATTGATGAATTAGCAGCCACGATTGCGGCACATGGGTTATTGCAACCGATTGTATTGCGAGAATATGAACCTAAAAAATACGAAATTATTGCTGGTGAACGGCGTTTTCGTGCGATTTGTTCCTTACATTGGGCCCAAGCACCAGCAATTATTCAAAAAATGGATGATGGCGAAACAGCTTCAATGGCGTTGATTGAGAATTTACAACGCCAAGACTTAACGGTCATTGAAGAAGCGACGGCTTACCAAGAGTTAATGAAGTTAAATACGTTGACCCAAGCGGCACTGGCTAAAGAATTAGGTAAAAGCCAATCGTTTGTGGCGAATAAGTTGCGGTTATTAAAGTTAGCGCCAGCTGTGCAACAAGCTTTATTAAAACGGCAACTCAGCGAACGGCATGGTCGGGCCCTCTTGAATTTACCAGTGGACCAACAAGTCACCGTGTTAGCTCAAGTGCTGGACCAGCAGTTAACCGTTAAAGAAACGGAACAATTGGTGCAAAAAATACAGTTGCCACCAAAACCAAAACAAAAACGACCGCGGGGATTAACGGGAGATACCCGCATTGCGGTCAATACGATTAAAAAATCAATTAAGATGGTGACGGCCGCTGGCTTGTCAGTGCAGTCGCACGAAGAAGACACTGGCGACAGTTACCGTATCACGATTGAAATCCCGAAAAATCAAGCAAGGGGTGGTCAATAA
- a CDS encoding DUF1129 domain-containing protein, giving the protein MSESSKEPRNAQAGAKQIQAAEQPLRDATELTKRNDEYMRQMRKSLSATTLSSDKQKAALDEMLATLLAEQHKGTTARQLYGTVQEQTQAIIDGPKKDPADQAHANYWITALDNGLMLFMIFCLMYGAIGFFGSNATKGSAGANGITAIVVTSAIGGLGVAKLFEYLAPGKNKKVAMWRKILWSVMAVIVWMLIFTTAASLPTNLNPALPAIVYLVMAVIVFFLRMWLKRRYHITTSLF; this is encoded by the coding sequence GTGAGTGAATCATCGAAAGAACCACGGAATGCGCAAGCGGGTGCTAAGCAAATCCAAGCAGCCGAACAACCATTACGTGATGCAACGGAATTAACGAAGCGTAACGACGAATACATGCGTCAAATGCGCAAGTCCTTGAGTGCCACAACTTTATCAAGTGACAAGCAGAAAGCTGCCTTGGATGAGATGCTAGCGACGTTGCTAGCTGAACAACACAAAGGGACAACTGCGCGTCAATTATATGGCACAGTCCAAGAACAAACTCAGGCCATTATTGACGGGCCTAAGAAAGATCCTGCTGATCAAGCTCACGCTAATTACTGGATTACGGCGTTGGATAATGGATTGATGTTATTCATGATTTTCTGTTTGATGTATGGGGCGATTGGGTTCTTTGGATCCAATGCAACCAAGGGTTCAGCCGGTGCCAACGGGATTACGGCAATTGTCGTCACGTCGGCCATTGGTGGTCTTGGGGTAGCGAAGTTATTTGAATATTTGGCACCAGGTAAAAACAAAAAAGTTGCGATGTGGCGTAAGATTTTATGGTCCGTCATGGCAGTGATTGTTTGGATGTTAATCTTTACGACTGCTGCTTCGTTACCAACGAACTTGAACCCAGCCTTGCCAGCCATTGTTTATTTGGTTATGGCAGTGATTGTCTTCTTCCTTCGGATGTGGTTGAAGCGGCGTTACCATATCACCACGAGTTTATTTTAG
- a CDS encoding ParB/RepB/Spo0J family partition protein yields MASKEKAQNKALGRGIDALFADVDEPTNEEMVAELALTDIRVNPYQPRRKFDATALKELASSIEKSGVFQPIIVRQPDAEIQKYELIAGERRFRASKLAKQKTIPAIVRDVTEAQMMEIGVLENLQREDLTALEEAEAYASLMDKLKLTQAEVSKRLGKSRPYIANYLRLLGLPTGVKQLIQKGQLSMGQARTLLSLKDKTQLVPLAKKAIKAQLTVRQLEQIVARYNGEQKQAPKSVVVKKSPYIRASEEQLQEKFGTAVSIQTKQNKKEQGKIEIPYLSNDDLSRILEILQIDLN; encoded by the coding sequence ATGGCAAGTAAAGAAAAAGCGCAAAATAAAGCGTTAGGCCGTGGCATTGATGCCTTGTTTGCCGACGTTGATGAACCAACTAATGAAGAAATGGTTGCGGAACTCGCTTTAACTGATATTCGAGTTAATCCGTATCAACCACGGCGAAAATTTGATGCGACGGCTTTAAAGGAACTCGCCAGTTCGATTGAAAAGTCAGGGGTCTTTCAGCCCATCATTGTCCGGCAACCGGATGCTGAAATTCAAAAGTACGAGTTAATTGCTGGTGAACGCCGTTTTCGCGCCTCAAAATTAGCTAAGCAGAAGACTATTCCGGCAATTGTGCGGGATGTTACTGAGGCTCAAATGATGGAAATTGGGGTTTTGGAAAATCTGCAGCGTGAAGATTTAACTGCGTTAGAAGAGGCTGAAGCGTATGCGTCATTGATGGATAAGCTCAAGTTAACTCAAGCAGAAGTCTCAAAACGACTCGGTAAAAGTCGGCCCTATATTGCCAATTATCTCCGATTATTGGGCTTGCCAACCGGGGTTAAACAACTGATTCAAAAGGGCCAGTTGTCCATGGGGCAGGCGCGGACGTTATTATCTTTAAAAGATAAGACCCAGCTAGTCCCATTGGCTAAAAAAGCGATTAAAGCGCAATTAACGGTCCGTCAGTTAGAACAAATTGTGGCCCGCTATAATGGTGAGCAAAAGCAGGCGCCTAAATCGGTGGTCGTTAAAAAATCACCGTATATTCGCGCTAGCGAGGAACAATTGCAAGAAAAGTTTGGGACGGCAGTTTCCATTCAAACGAAGCAAAATAAAAAAGAACAAGGTAAAATTGAAATTCCGTACTTATCAAATGATGACTTGAGTCGGATTTTAGAAATTTTACAAATTGATTTAAATTAA
- a CDS encoding D-alanyl-D-alanine carboxypeptidase family protein, translated as MRVAGKLKKIMITLVAAVTFTTTGLGIAGATIDAQAATTPTISAKAAIAVDADTGQILYDKNSTKPMAIASMTKMLSTYLVLQAIHEGKLSWNQKISVSKAVAKMSQNTEYANVPLLSTKTYSVRQLYNATEIYSANAAITALGDAVAGSPHQFVTLMRKTAKSFGITDATIINASGLTNKEVGSTIGYSNVAASAENEMSAQDVATVAQKLLSKYPEVLKTSSIAHAWFEKGTSSATKMDNRNFMLKGLVKHYAALPVDGLKTGTSTKAGNAFTGTVKFSNGNRIITVVMHAGAANDSGTERFTQTAAIMSYVYHNFTTTTLTKNSAIKGAKAVQVQDGKALTSALVSNSAATKIYLATGTDASAIKGTTSLQKSATTAGKLQAPVKHGKTVGTATLKLNKTPIQVVNGSQSKQLTLKVTPKKSIEKANVFVRMWRGVKSWFN; from the coding sequence ATGAGAGTTGCGGGAAAGTTAAAGAAAATTATGATCACGTTGGTAGCGGCAGTGACGTTTACCACCACTGGATTGGGTATTGCGGGAGCGACCATTGACGCTCAAGCTGCGACGACGCCAACCATTTCAGCCAAGGCTGCGATTGCTGTGGATGCCGATACGGGGCAAATTTTATACGACAAGAATAGTACGAAGCCGATGGCGATTGCGTCAATGACGAAAATGCTGAGTACATACTTAGTTTTACAAGCGATTCACGAAGGTAAGTTATCTTGGAATCAAAAAATCAGTGTCAGCAAAGCAGTTGCCAAAATGAGTCAGAATACAGAATATGCGAACGTGCCATTATTATCAACTAAGACTTATTCGGTACGGCAACTGTATAATGCGACTGAAATTTATTCAGCGAATGCAGCCATTACTGCGTTAGGTGATGCTGTTGCAGGCTCACCACATCAATTTGTGACGTTGATGCGAAAAACCGCTAAGTCGTTCGGTATTACGGATGCTACCATCATTAATGCCTCTGGTTTAACGAATAAGGAAGTCGGCAGTACTATCGGTTATAGTAATGTGGCTGCGTCTGCTGAAAATGAAATGTCAGCTCAAGACGTTGCTACAGTAGCTCAAAAGTTATTGAGCAAGTACCCAGAAGTGCTCAAGACGTCTAGCATTGCGCATGCTTGGTTTGAAAAGGGCACGAGTTCTGCGACTAAGATGGATAATCGAAACTTTATGTTGAAGGGACTCGTTAAACACTATGCGGCGTTACCAGTCGATGGGCTAAAGACGGGGACTTCTACTAAGGCCGGCAATGCCTTTACCGGGACTGTTAAGTTTAGTAATGGTAATCGGATTATTACGGTCGTGATGCATGCTGGTGCCGCTAATGATAGTGGTACCGAACGGTTTACACAAACGGCAGCGATTATGTCATATGTCTACCATAACTTTACGACGACTACTTTAACAAAGAACAGTGCCATTAAGGGTGCCAAAGCGGTGCAAGTTCAAGATGGGAAAGCTTTAACGTCGGCGTTAGTTTCTAACAGTGCTGCAACTAAGATTTACTTAGCAACTGGCACGGATGCGAGTGCCATTAAAGGGACGACTAGCTTGCAAAAGTCTGCGACGACGGCTGGTAAGCTGCAAGCGCCCGTTAAACATGGTAAAACCGTTGGGACGGCTACTTTGAAGTTGAATAAGACTCCGATTCAGGTTGTTAATGGGAGTCAAAGTAAGCAGTTAACGTTGAAAGTTACGCCTAAGAAGTCAATTGAAAAAGCCAATGTCTTCGTCAGAATGTGGCGTGGCGTTAAGAGCTGGTTTAATTAA
- a CDS encoding DUF951 domain-containing protein — MYDLGDIVEMKKAHPCGVNRWEITRMGADIKIKCTGCGHIVMLPRREFDKKMKKMLEKKAD; from the coding sequence ATGTACGATTTAGGTGATATTGTCGAAATGAAAAAGGCGCACCCCTGTGGGGTCAACCGTTGGGAGATTACCCGGATGGGCGCTGACATTAAGATTAAATGCACGGGCTGCGGTCATATCGTCATGTTGCCGCGCCGTGAGTTTGATAAAAAAATGAAAAAGATGCTCGAAAAGAAAGCCGACTAA
- the rsmG gene encoding 16S rRNA (guanine(527)-N(7))-methyltransferase RsmG gives MNPEEFKQALASHDIRLSDQQMAQFAMYFKLLIETNRQFNLTTITAQPEVYLKHFYDSITPAFYVTALREQPLTICDVGAGAGFPSLPLKIVFPQLQVTIVDSLNKRINFLQQLISALGLSDVQAFHDRAETFAGKKSGHREQYDLVTARAVARLSVLSELCLPLVKVGGQMVALKAANARTETAEGAYAIQQLGGQLVRDEALTLPQTGDLRHIIIVDKKRPTPKRYPRKPGTPAKQPLTAHD, from the coding sequence ATGAATCCAGAAGAATTTAAACAAGCTTTGGCGAGTCACGACATTAGACTAAGTGATCAGCAGATGGCTCAATTTGCAATGTACTTTAAGTTGCTGATTGAAACCAATCGCCAATTTAATTTAACGACGATTACAGCGCAGCCCGAAGTGTATTTGAAGCATTTTTATGATTCAATTACGCCTGCTTTTTATGTGACAGCATTGCGGGAACAACCGCTAACCATCTGTGATGTTGGTGCGGGTGCCGGTTTTCCGTCATTGCCACTAAAAATCGTTTTCCCTCAGTTACAAGTGACGATTGTGGATTCGTTAAATAAACGGATTAATTTTTTACAACAACTCATCAGTGCTTTGGGATTAAGCGATGTGCAAGCTTTTCATGATCGGGCTGAAACCTTTGCGGGCAAAAAATCCGGTCATCGCGAGCAATATGATTTAGTCACCGCCCGAGCGGTGGCCCGCTTGTCGGTGTTAAGCGAATTGTGCTTGCCACTTGTGAAAGTCGGTGGTCAGATGGTGGCGTTAAAGGCTGCTAATGCCCGGACGGAAACGGCCGAAGGTGCTTATGCGATTCAACAATTAGGTGGTCAGTTAGTACGTGATGAAGCGTTGACTTTACCACAAACGGGTGATCTGCGGCATATCATTATTGTAGATAAAAAGCGGCCCACGCCTAAACGCTATCCACGTAAGCCGGGGACGCCTGCTAAACAGCCGTTAACGGCCCATGACTAA
- a CDS encoding ParA family protein — translation MGAVIALANQKGGVGKTTTSINLGASLVEQGQKVLLIDTDAQGNATSGLGIQKSTIEHEIYDVLINDTPIKDTIIPTSHEGLDIVPATIQLSGAEIELTPMMARETRLRDAIDDVRDAYDFILIDCPPSLGLLTINAFTACDSILIPVQSEYYALEGLSQLLNTVKLVQKHFNRQLRIEGVLLTMYDARTNLGAQVNEEVRKYFKDAVYKTIIPRNVRLSEAPSHGLSIVDYDIRSKGAQVYLALAKEVLAAHGK, via the coding sequence ATGGGAGCCGTAATTGCACTCGCCAACCAAAAAGGTGGCGTTGGTAAGACGACGACAAGCATCAATTTAGGTGCAAGTCTCGTAGAACAAGGTCAAAAGGTACTATTAATTGATACGGATGCGCAAGGAAATGCGACGAGCGGCTTAGGCATCCAAAAATCAACGATTGAACATGAAATTTATGATGTCTTAATTAATGATACCCCAATTAAAGATACGATTATTCCAACGAGTCATGAAGGCCTGGACATTGTGCCAGCCACGATTCAATTATCGGGAGCCGAAATTGAGTTAACGCCAATGATGGCCCGTGAAACCCGTTTACGGGATGCCATTGATGATGTCCGGGACGCTTATGATTTTATTCTGATTGACTGTCCACCTTCGCTAGGCTTGCTAACAATCAATGCCTTTACGGCTTGTGATTCAATCTTAATTCCTGTTCAAAGCGAGTATTATGCTTTGGAAGGGTTAAGCCAATTATTGAATACCGTTAAGTTAGTTCAAAAACACTTTAATCGACAACTTCGAATTGAAGGCGTGTTATTAACGATGTATGATGCCCGGACCAATCTAGGGGCCCAGGTTAATGAAGAAGTTCGAAAATACTTTAAGGATGCCGTTTATAAGACGATTATTCCCCGCAACGTTCGGTTATCAGAGGCGCCAAGTCATGGTCTCTCCATCGTTGATTACGATATTCGTTCAAAGGGTGCCCAAGTATACTTAGCATTAGCAAAGGAAGTGTTGGCGGCTCATGGCAAGTAA
- a CDS encoding IMP dehydrogenase, which yields MSNWDTKFGKKGYTFDDVLLIPAESHVLPNEVDLGVKLADNLQLNIPILSAGMDTVSESAMGIAMANQGGLAVIHKNLSVEAQAAEISKIKAVEKTAEHPHAAVDATNHLLAVGAVGVTSDTFDRAEALFAAGADAIVIDTAHGHSAGVLRKIKEIRAHFPTQTLIAGNVATAEGTRALFEAGVDVVKVGIGPGSICTTRIVAGVGVPQLTAIYDSASVAQEYGKTIIADGGIKYSGDIVKALAAGGNAVMLGSMLAGTTEAPGEVVFDDGRQYKFYRGMGSVGAMSQAHGSSDRYFQGGVNEANKLVPEGVEGRVPFKGSADDIIFQMLGGLRSGMGYVGAKNIDALIQNAQFVEISGAGLRESHPHEIQITKNAPNYSVNG from the coding sequence ATGTCTAATTGGGATACAAAGTTTGGAAAAAAGGGTTATACGTTTGATGATGTCTTATTAATTCCGGCCGAAAGTCACGTTTTACCGAATGAAGTCGATTTAGGTGTAAAGTTGGCTGATAATTTGCAACTTAATATTCCAATTCTCAGTGCGGGGATGGATACGGTCTCTGAATCAGCCATGGGGATTGCGATGGCTAATCAAGGCGGTTTAGCAGTTATCCATAAGAACTTGAGTGTTGAAGCGCAAGCCGCTGAAATTAGCAAAATCAAGGCTGTTGAAAAAACGGCTGAACATCCACATGCCGCTGTTGATGCGACCAACCATTTGTTGGCCGTTGGTGCGGTTGGGGTGACCAGTGATACGTTTGATCGGGCCGAGGCATTGTTTGCGGCTGGTGCTGATGCGATTGTCATTGATACGGCGCATGGGCATTCAGCTGGGGTTTTACGGAAGATCAAAGAAATTCGGGCACACTTCCCAACTCAAACCTTGATTGCTGGGAATGTCGCTACTGCTGAAGGAACCCGGGCGTTATTTGAAGCTGGGGTTGACGTGGTTAAAGTTGGGATTGGCCCTGGTTCAATTTGTACGACGCGGATTGTTGCCGGCGTTGGTGTGCCACAATTAACCGCCATCTATGATTCAGCGAGTGTTGCCCAAGAATATGGGAAGACAATCATTGCTGATGGTGGGATTAAGTATTCTGGTGATATCGTTAAGGCCTTAGCCGCTGGTGGTAACGCCGTGATGTTAGGTAGCATGTTAGCCGGGACGACCGAAGCCCCTGGCGAAGTCGTCTTTGACGACGGTCGGCAATATAAGTTCTATCGTGGTATGGGTTCTGTTGGCGCAATGTCACAGGCGCATGGCTCTTCGGACCGTTATTTCCAAGGTGGCGTGAATGAAGCTAACAAGTTAGTGCCAGAAGGGGTTGAAGGCCGCGTGCCATTTAAGGGTAGTGCGGATGATATTATCTTCCAAATGCTTGGTGGCTTACGTTCCGGGATGGGCTATGTCGGTGCCAAAAACATCGATGCCTTAATCCAAAATGCCCAATTTGTTGAAATCTCTGGTGCGGGCTTGCGTGAATCGCACCCACATGAAATTCAAATTACTAAGAATGCCCCTAACTATTCTGTTAACGGGTAA
- a CDS encoding cell wall metabolism sensor histidine kinase WalK — MKLTGREKSELFFEGVVTVILLLLLNLSIVVLINSAIAHNPGLQSGIFQIKRSIKIGPTNYQLWSYENLFIALMVIADGFVLYWRLIRRYKQMQLRHIISELHYIAAGHFDHRINFNLTGDTQRVVESVNALVDSAIHSMDEEREIERSKDALITNVSHDIRTPLTSIIGYLGLIENHQYQSEADLIKYTHIAYTKATQMKSLVEDLFEYTKVRQTETPLNISRLNLTAMLEQLAASFELEANKKQLTISVETGSAPIYLEADAEKLGRVFNNLITNAFKYGDGAKKVILQAEQRGPEVVVHVTNDGKRIPADSLGLLFERFYRVEESRSKATGGSGLGLAIAQSIVTHHGGYIYAQSDDELTSFVMHLPVKHDQPLTKTKQKITN; from the coding sequence TTGAAATTAACAGGACGTGAAAAAAGTGAATTGTTCTTTGAAGGAGTAGTGACCGTTATTTTGCTACTCCTTTTAAACTTGTCAATTGTGGTGTTGATTAATAGTGCGATTGCGCATAATCCCGGGTTACAAAGTGGTATTTTTCAGATAAAGCGTTCGATTAAAATCGGACCGACGAATTATCAATTATGGAGTTATGAAAATCTATTTATTGCGCTAATGGTCATTGCGGATGGGTTTGTCTTATATTGGCGGCTCATTCGGCGCTATAAGCAAATGCAATTGCGGCATATTATCAGTGAGTTACATTATATTGCCGCAGGGCATTTTGATCATCGGATTAATTTTAATTTGACTGGTGATACGCAACGGGTGGTTGAAAGCGTGAATGCCCTCGTTGATTCTGCGATTCATTCAATGGATGAAGAACGTGAAATCGAACGGTCGAAAGATGCGCTGATTACCAATGTGAGTCATGATATCCGGACGCCGTTAACGTCAATCATTGGGTATCTTGGGTTGATTGAAAATCACCAGTATCAATCGGAAGCTGATCTGATAAAATATACGCACATTGCCTATACTAAGGCGACACAGATGAAGTCCTTGGTGGAAGATTTATTCGAGTACACTAAGGTTCGACAGACTGAAACGCCCCTGAACATTAGCCGGTTGAATCTAACTGCGATGCTAGAACAATTGGCGGCTAGTTTTGAGTTGGAAGCTAATAAGAAGCAGCTCACGATTAGCGTTGAAACGGGGTCAGCACCTATTTATCTGGAAGCGGATGCGGAAAAATTAGGGCGAGTCTTTAATAATTTGATTACGAATGCGTTTAAATATGGTGATGGGGCTAAAAAAGTTATTTTACAAGCGGAACAACGCGGTCCAGAAGTAGTGGTTCACGTCACTAATGATGGTAAACGCATTCCAGCCGATTCTTTAGGCCTTTTATTTGAACGATTTTATCGGGTCGAGGAATCACGGTCTAAAGCGACTGGCGGTTCGGGGCTAGGCTTGGCGATTGCGCAAAGCATTGTCACGCACCATGGTGGCTATATCTATGCGCAAAGTGATGACGAATTAACGAGTTTTGTGATGCATCTCCCGGTTAAGCATGATCAACCATTGACGAAAACTAAGCAAAAAATCACGAATTAA
- the ychF gene encoding redox-regulated ATPase YchF, with the protein MALTAGIVGLPNVGKSTLFNAITKAGAEMANYPFATIDPNVGMVEVPDQRLDRIQAVIPAKKVVSTTFEFTDIAGIVKGASKGEGLGNKFLENIRQVDAIVHVVRAFDDDNITHVTGKVDPQDDIETINLELSLADLETVDKRLAKVQRAAKGSDKEAKAELAVLETIKPALEAGKPVRSLTFNEDDQLIVKGLFLLTSKPVLYVANIAEDDMADPESSKYYQVVADYAKKEGAQAIGVAAETEEEIAELDDDDKADFLAAEGVEEPGLNRLIRASYKLLGLETFFTAGGKETRAWTFKRGTKAPQAAGIIHSDFERGFIRAEVMSFADLDAAGSEAKVKENGKLRLEGKDYVMQDGDIVEFRFNV; encoded by the coding sequence ATGGCACTTACAGCAGGTATCGTTGGGTTACCAAACGTTGGTAAATCAACATTATTTAACGCAATTACGAAGGCGGGCGCCGAAATGGCCAATTACCCGTTCGCGACCATTGATCCAAATGTTGGGATGGTTGAAGTTCCTGATCAACGCTTAGATCGTATTCAAGCGGTTATTCCCGCCAAGAAAGTCGTTTCAACGACCTTTGAATTTACAGACATTGCTGGGATTGTTAAGGGCGCTAGTAAGGGTGAAGGTTTAGGGAACAAATTCCTCGAAAACATTCGCCAAGTTGATGCGATTGTCCACGTTGTCCGGGCCTTTGATGATGATAATATCACGCATGTGACTGGTAAAGTCGATCCTCAAGATGACATCGAAACGATTAACTTGGAATTAAGCTTGGCTGATTTAGAGACTGTTGACAAACGTTTGGCTAAGGTTCAACGTGCAGCCAAGGGGAGTGATAAGGAAGCTAAAGCTGAATTGGCCGTGCTTGAAACCATCAAGCCGGCGCTTGAAGCTGGTAAGCCAGTGCGGTCGTTAACCTTCAATGAAGATGACCAACTCATTGTTAAAGGCTTGTTCTTACTGACGTCAAAGCCAGTGCTATATGTTGCTAACATTGCTGAAGATGATATGGCTGATCCTGAAAGCTCAAAATATTATCAAGTTGTGGCAGATTATGCTAAAAAAGAAGGCGCCCAAGCAATTGGCGTTGCTGCTGAAACCGAAGAAGAAATTGCTGAACTTGATGATGATGACAAAGCGGACTTTTTAGCCGCTGAAGGTGTTGAAGAACCCGGCTTGAATCGGTTAATTCGGGCTTCTTATAAGCTCTTAGGCCTGGAAACGTTCTTTACCGCTGGTGGCAAGGAAACACGGGCTTGGACCTTTAAACGCGGAACGAAGGCGCCTCAAGCAGCTGGGATTATTCATTCTGATTTTGAACGTGGGTTTATTCGGGCCGAAGTAATGTCGTTTGCTGACTTAGATGCAGCCGGCAGTGAAGCCAAAGTCAAAGAAAATGGTAAGCTACGACTTGAAGGTAAAGACTACGTCATGCAAGATGGTGACATCGTCGAATTCCGATTCAACGTCTAA
- a CDS encoding response regulator transcription factor, with the protein MKILVVDDDKEIAQLLEIYIKNEGYEPISAYNGKEALTKLNTNPDIALMILDIMMPEMDGIEVIKEVRKDSQLPILVLSAKTGDMDKIQGLITGADDYVTKPFNPLEIMARVKSLLRRSENNVTTNEPDILDIGPLTINKDSHEVKTLTGKDIQLTALEFGILYLLASHPNRVFSADDIFERVWQQESIVSAKTVMVHVSHLRDKIEEATDGEKVIQTVWGVGYKIESR; encoded by the coding sequence ATGAAAATTTTGGTAGTCGATGACGATAAAGAAATTGCGCAACTATTAGAGATTTATATCAAAAATGAAGGTTACGAACCAATCAGTGCTTATAACGGGAAAGAAGCCCTGACGAAACTAAATACGAATCCGGATATTGCACTGATGATTTTGGATATTATGATGCCGGAAATGGACGGGATTGAAGTCATTAAGGAAGTCCGTAAAGACTCTCAGCTACCCATCTTAGTGTTATCCGCTAAAACTGGCGATATGGATAAAATTCAAGGCTTAATTACTGGGGCCGATGATTACGTGACAAAGCCATTCAATCCGTTAGAAATTATGGCACGGGTCAAGTCATTGCTACGGCGGTCTGAAAACAATGTGACGACTAATGAACCGGATATTTTAGACATCGGGCCATTGACGATTAATAAAGATTCACATGAAGTCAAGACACTGACTGGCAAGGATATTCAATTAACTGCCTTGGAATTTGGCATTCTATATCTCTTGGCTAGTCATCCTAACCGGGTCTTTTCAGCGGATGATATTTTTGAACGAGTTTGGCAACAAGAGAGTATTGTATCTGCCAAAACGGTCATGGTCCATGTGAGTCACTTGCGCGATAAGATTGAAGAAGCGACAGATGGAGAAAAAGTCATTCAAACTGTCTGGGGCGTTGGTTACAAGATTGAATCACGTTAA